In Halapricum desulfuricans, a single window of DNA contains:
- a CDS encoding MnhB domain-containing protein — protein sequence MTENEPTVIARTVVRIVVPIILVTAVALLLQGHNAPGGGFIGGVLTVVAFALIYIIYGLEYFETELLHRTALPRALPGEPVEDDSQQRPGVTKEFSEVLAIGLALAAGSGIVAIALGYPFLSQAVVFVTGIPLFHEIEVASALAFDIGVYFVVVGGLLTVIAVVGAE from the coding sequence GTGACAGAGAACGAACCGACAGTCATCGCCCGTACGGTCGTTCGGATCGTCGTGCCCATCATCCTGGTGACGGCAGTCGCGCTGCTGTTGCAGGGACACAACGCCCCCGGTGGCGGGTTCATCGGCGGAGTCCTGACCGTCGTCGCGTTCGCGCTGATCTACATCATCTACGGGCTGGAGTACTTCGAGACGGAACTGCTCCATCGGACGGCACTGCCGCGTGCGCTTCCCGGCGAGCCGGTCGAGGACGATAGCCAGCAGCGTCCCGGCGTGACCAAGGAGTTCAGCGAAGTACTGGCGATCGGTCTGGCGCTGGCCGCCGGGAGCGGAATCGTTGCGATCGCGCTGGGATACCCGTTCCTCAGCCAGGCCGTCGTGTTCGTCACGGGAATCCCGCTGTTTCACGAGATCGAGGTCGCGTCGGCGCTGGCGTTCGACATCGGGGTGTACTTTGTCGTCGTCGGCGGGCTACTGACGGTCATCGCGGTGGTGGGTGCGGAATGA
- a CDS encoding sodium:proton antiporter, whose product MIGSALAAGGTGGYVPAREPQFVLAVVLGLLFALGTFLILRRDVVRVVWGVTILSQAANVYLVTMGGLAGSVPFVGHGGGEATATTDPLVQALVLTAIVIGFGTTAFSLVLTYRVYEEHGTIDLKEIGDTNE is encoded by the coding sequence ATGATCGGCAGCGCCCTCGCCGCCGGCGGCACCGGTGGGTACGTTCCGGCTCGGGAACCGCAGTTCGTGCTGGCGGTCGTGCTCGGGTTGCTGTTCGCGCTCGGGACGTTCCTGATCCTCCGTCGCGACGTCGTCCGGGTCGTCTGGGGCGTCACGATCCTCAGTCAGGCGGCGAACGTCTACCTCGTGACGATGGGCGGGCTCGCCGGTTCGGTCCCGTTTGTCGGCCACGGCGGCGGGGAAGCGACGGCGACGACGGACCCGCTCGTTCAGGCGCTCGTGCTGACGGCGATCGTCATCGGGTTCGGGACGACCGCGTTCTCGCTGGTGTTGACCTACCGGGTGTACGAAGAGCACGGAACGATCGATCTGAAGGAAATCGGTGATACCAATGAGTGA
- a CDS encoding complex I subunit 5 family protein — protein MSDVVIAPLLVALVTAVLTLVTRARPGLQRTLSLVGGVGYVLAVGRLVWQVFTGPVLTYQLSGWTAPYGITLVADQLAAFMLAMSAVVTIAALAFSTNYIGAFGQQVAYHPLFHLMVVGVTGAFLTGDIFNLFVWFEVMLMPSYVLVVFYSGPDHTRAALQYTVLNLIGSAVMLLSIGGIYATTGTLNMADLAVRLANPDAFGITVEPVVGLAALLFAVFALKAGIVPFHFWVPDAYEAAPAPVSAMLAGVTKKVGVYAIIRLLFTVFGAAQLDLGPFGDGSMLLFFGPILLAMAIASAFIGGFGAVGQSNLDRLLAYSSIAQVGFIVLPLAIVATIPLAGGETVAVLGGDFSVPTGTSANGLRVLGIVAALLYALNHAVAKSLLFLVSGTINETVGTIETDELGGLARDRPFLSGAFLIGGLSLVGIPPLMGFFGKLTVFETAATAIATNGAVGATAAVAALGGAILTIAYVSKVWNDAFWGAPSTPVLRATAQPLALLAIVIGLALAVVVLGIGLDPVYEGAHGAASAALDRGAYIDAVDPSYAEVQA, from the coding sequence ATGAGTGACGTCGTTATCGCGCCGCTTCTGGTCGCACTGGTCACGGCTGTGCTGACGCTCGTCACGCGCGCTCGTCCGGGATTGCAACGGACGCTCAGCCTCGTCGGCGGCGTCGGGTACGTCCTCGCGGTCGGTCGGCTGGTCTGGCAGGTCTTCACGGGTCCGGTACTGACCTATCAGCTGTCCGGCTGGACGGCACCGTACGGGATCACGCTCGTCGCCGACCAGCTCGCGGCGTTCATGCTCGCGATGAGCGCCGTCGTCACGATCGCGGCGCTCGCGTTCTCGACTAACTACATCGGGGCGTTCGGACAGCAGGTCGCCTACCACCCGCTCTTCCACCTCATGGTCGTCGGCGTGACGGGCGCGTTCCTCACGGGTGATATCTTCAACCTCTTCGTGTGGTTCGAGGTGATGCTCATGCCGAGTTACGTGCTCGTGGTCTTCTACAGCGGCCCGGACCACACCCGGGCGGCGCTGCAGTACACGGTCCTGAACCTGATCGGCAGCGCCGTGATGTTGCTGTCCATCGGCGGCATCTACGCCACGACGGGGACGCTCAACATGGCCGACCTGGCCGTCAGACTCGCCAACCCGGACGCGTTCGGGATCACCGTCGAGCCGGTCGTCGGACTCGCGGCGCTGCTGTTTGCAGTGTTCGCGCTCAAGGCCGGGATCGTCCCGTTCCACTTCTGGGTACCCGACGCGTACGAGGCAGCCCCCGCGCCGGTCTCGGCGATGCTGGCCGGCGTCACGAAGAAGGTCGGCGTCTACGCGATCATCCGGCTCCTCTTTACCGTCTTCGGGGCCGCACAGCTGGATCTCGGACCGTTCGGTGACGGCTCGATGTTGCTGTTCTTCGGGCCGATACTGCTCGCGATGGCGATCGCGAGCGCGTTCATCGGCGGGTTCGGTGCCGTCGGCCAGTCGAACCTCGATCGACTGTTAGCGTACTCCTCGATCGCACAGGTCGGGTTCATCGTGCTCCCGCTGGCGATCGTCGCGACGATCCCGCTGGCGGGCGGCGAAACAGTCGCTGTTCTCGGCGGTGACTTTTCGGTCCCGACAGGGACCAGCGCGAACGGGCTCCGAGTCCTCGGAATCGTCGCCGCGTTGCTGTACGCGCTCAACCACGCCGTTGCGAAGTCGCTGCTGTTTCTGGTGAGCGGCACGATCAACGAGACCGTCGGGACGATCGAGACGGACGAACTCGGCGGGCTGGCGCGCGATCGCCCGTTCCTCTCGGGCGCGTTCCTGATCGGCGGTCTGAGCCTCGTCGGGATCCCGCCGCTGATGGGCTTTTTCGGCAAACTGACCGTCTTCGAGACGGCAGCGACCGCGATCGCCACGAACGGAGCCGTCGGTGCGACCGCCGCCGTCGCCGCGCTCGGTGGCGCGATCCTCACGATCGCGTACGTCTCGAAAGTCTGGAACGACGCCTTCTGGGGGGCCCCGAGCACCCCCGTCCTCCGGGCGACGGCCCAGCCGCTCGCGCTGCTTGCGATCGTGATCGGACTCGCGCTCGCCGTGGTCGTCCTCGGGATCGGGCTTGATCCGGTCTACGAGGGAGCACACGGTGCCGCCAGCGCGGCGCTCGACCGCGGGGCATACATCGACGCTGTCGACCCGAGTTACGCGGAGGTGCAAGCATGA
- a CDS encoding Na+/H+ antiporter subunit E — MKRWPIVGLTLAVLWLFVNGAPLTPTGIVTTLLVGSLVGFPIAFLFRRFYTAEMNVRGGLIAAPFGILYVLLFVRELLVANLDVAWRVLWPSMPIKPDVVEVPLRVESDLAVTTIANSITLTPGTLTMDYDRDRNTLYVHGITGADREAVLEPIRRWEDYALRIFDEERSPGDPVPDPAEGLGGDDDGE; from the coding sequence ATGAAACGCTGGCCGATAGTCGGACTGACGCTGGCCGTCCTGTGGCTGTTCGTCAACGGAGCACCGCTCACGCCGACCGGCATCGTGACGACGCTGCTGGTCGGGTCGCTCGTCGGATTCCCGATCGCGTTCCTCTTCCGGCGGTTCTACACCGCCGAGATGAACGTCCGCGGCGGGCTGATCGCGGCCCCCTTCGGGATCCTGTACGTGCTGCTGTTCGTCCGCGAGTTGCTGGTCGCGAACCTTGACGTCGCCTGGCGCGTGCTGTGGCCGTCGATGCCGATCAAGCCGGACGTCGTCGAGGTGCCGCTGCGCGTCGAGTCAGATTTGGCCGTAACAACGATCGCAAACAGCATCACGCTCACGCCAGGGACGCTCACGATGGATTACGACCGCGATCGAAACACGCTGTACGTCCACGGGATCACGGGTGCGGACAGGGAAGCCGTTCTCGAGCCGATCCGACGGTGGGAGGACTACGCACTGCGGATCTTCGACGAAGAGCGCTCCCCGGGCGATCCCGTCCCCGACCCTGCCGAGGGGCTCGGAGGTGACGACGATGGCGAGTGA
- a CDS encoding monovalent cation/H+ antiporter complex subunit F translates to MASELPAVLDTAVLAALVLASVLTLLASYRVIVGPTTPDRVVSLDTIGTNVVAIAILYAIQTGEGLFVTVSLVLAIIGFVSTIAVARFVTEGDIIE, encoded by the coding sequence ATGGCGAGTGAACTCCCGGCGGTGCTCGATACGGCAGTGCTGGCCGCGCTCGTGCTCGCCAGCGTGCTCACGCTGCTTGCGAGCTACCGGGTCATCGTCGGCCCGACGACGCCGGACCGGGTCGTCTCGCTTGACACAATCGGGACGAACGTCGTCGCGATCGCGATCCTCTATGCGATCCAGACTGGCGAGGGACTGTTCGTGACCGTGAGTCTCGTCCTCGCGATCATCGGGTTCGTGAGTACGATCGCCGTCGCACGCTTCGTTACGGAAGGTGACATCATCGAATGA
- the mnhG gene encoding monovalent cation/H(+) antiporter subunit G — protein sequence MHVLRVAVLAALLAIGSFFLLVGTVGLLRLPDVYNRMHATSKATTLGAASLFLAGAVYFGPEGPGLVSLVGIVFLFLTAPTGAHVISRAAHKMGVPFYGDADWPDPGREEQ from the coding sequence ATGCACGTACTTCGCGTTGCTGTCCTAGCCGCGTTGCTCGCGATCGGATCGTTCTTCCTGCTCGTCGGGACAGTCGGGTTGCTCCGGTTGCCCGACGTCTACAACCGAATGCACGCCACGAGCAAGGCGACGACGCTGGGCGCGGCGTCGCTGTTTCTCGCCGGCGCAGTGTACTTCGGTCCGGAGGGCCCTGGGCTGGTGTCGCTGGTCGGGATCGTCTTTCTGTTTCTGACGGCCCCGACGGGCGCACACGTCATCTCTCGGGCCGCCCACAAGATGGGGGTCCCGTTTTACGGTGACGCCGACTGGCCGGACCCGGGACGCGAAGAACAGTAG
- the coaBC gene encoding bifunctional phosphopantothenoylcysteine decarboxylase/phosphopantothenate--cysteine ligase CoaBC, translated as MLEGINVALGITGSIAAVRTVEFVHELRRRGANVRAVMTPEATNIIHPWSVEFATENDVVTEITGAVEHVDLCGVEGWADVYLVSPATANTVGKMASAVDDTPVTTCATTALGSGLPVVVVPAMHKPMYDHPGVLEAIEQLESWGVHFVEPRIEEGKAKIASDEAIATGVARAVGDRPLDGRHVVVTAGATTESIDPIRTLSNRASGATGRAVARACYVRGADVTLVQDGPDVPYATVESVESTAEMLAAVKDAAAGADALVSAAAIADYTVETADEKLRSGQASLTLDLQPTPKVLDTIREAHPDLPMVGFKAETSGDDEAMIEQARELRDRVGLAFVVANDAAVMGEDETRALLVDDDVEAVSGSKATLGAAVADRLANIT; from the coding sequence ATGCTGGAGGGCATCAACGTCGCGCTCGGGATCACGGGGTCGATCGCGGCCGTCAGAACCGTCGAGTTCGTCCACGAACTCAGGCGTCGCGGGGCGAACGTGCGGGCCGTCATGACCCCCGAGGCGACGAACATCATCCATCCGTGGTCGGTCGAGTTCGCGACCGAGAACGACGTCGTCACCGAGATCACCGGGGCCGTCGAACACGTCGATCTCTGCGGCGTCGAGGGCTGGGCGGACGTGTACCTGGTCTCGCCGGCGACGGCCAACACCGTTGGCAAGATGGCCAGCGCCGTCGACGACACGCCGGTGACGACGTGTGCGACGACCGCGCTCGGATCGGGGTTGCCGGTGGTCGTCGTCCCGGCGATGCACAAGCCGATGTACGACCACCCGGGCGTGCTCGAGGCCATCGAACAGCTCGAGTCGTGGGGTGTCCACTTCGTCGAGCCACGGATCGAGGAGGGCAAGGCCAAGATCGCCAGCGACGAGGCGATCGCGACCGGCGTCGCCCGCGCCGTCGGCGACCGCCCGCTCGACGGCCGGCACGTCGTCGTCACGGCCGGCGCGACCACGGAATCGATCGACCCGATCCGGACGCTCTCGAACCGCGCGAGCGGGGCGACCGGCCGTGCGGTCGCGCGAGCCTGCTACGTCCGCGGGGCGGACGTGACGCTGGTGCAGGACGGTCCGGATGTCCCCTACGCGACCGTCGAATCGGTCGAGAGCACGGCAGAGATGCTCGCGGCCGTCAAGGACGCCGCTGCGGGCGCGGACGCGCTCGTCTCGGCGGCGGCAATCGCTGACTACACTGTCGAGACCGCCGACGAGAAGCTCCGCTCGGGGCAGGCGTCGCTGACGCTTGACCTCCAGCCGACGCCGAAGGTACTGGATACGATTCGGGAGGCGCACCCGGACCTGCCGATGGTCGGGTTCAAGGCCGAGACGAGCGGTGACGACGAGGCCATGATCGAGCAGGCACGCGAGCTGCGCGATCGGGTCGGACTGGCGTTCGTCGTGGCCAACGACGCGGCCGTGATGGGCGAAGACGAGACGCGCGCGCTGCTGGTCGACGACGACGTCGAGGCAGTCAGCGGCTCGAAGGCGACTCTCGGGGCGGCTGTCGCGGATCGGCTGGCGAACATCACGTAG
- a CDS encoding acyltransferase → MSDDTRHDRLSRQSTPGPRNSLMHWPETRHPLRIVVNFVIVWLVRYSPSLRAKNWLLRRLGSDVGTGVAWALTATPDVFWPELITVREDAIVGYDATILCHEYLQDEVRTGEVVVGERAMIGAGAVVLPGVEIGADAQVAANSLVDADVPPGATVAGVPAEVVSGPDGSDPDSGA, encoded by the coding sequence GTGTCCGACGACACCCGTCACGACCGTCTCTCCAGACAGTCGACGCCCGGCCCTCGGAACTCGCTGATGCACTGGCCGGAGACGCGCCATCCCCTGCGGATCGTCGTCAATTTCGTGATCGTCTGGCTCGTCCGTTACTCCCCGAGCCTGCGGGCGAAAAACTGGCTGCTTCGACGGCTCGGTTCCGACGTGGGAACCGGCGTCGCCTGGGCGCTGACGGCCACCCCCGACGTCTTCTGGCCGGAGTTGATCACCGTCCGCGAGGACGCGATCGTCGGCTACGACGCGACGATCCTCTGTCACGAGTACCTGCAGGACGAGGTCCGGACCGGCGAGGTCGTGGTCGGCGAGCGGGCGATGATCGGTGCCGGTGCGGTCGTCCTCCCCGGCGTCGAGATCGGCGCGGACGCACAGGTCGCGGCCAACTCGTTAGTCGACGCGGACGTGCCGCCCGGCGCGACCGTGGCCGGCGTCCCCGCCGAAGTCGTCTCCGGACCCGACGGGTCCGACCCGGACTCGGGTGCGTGA
- a CDS encoding site-2 protease family protein: MSDRPEEYPRPEALSHTFYVYEVDRGDGEIRYYGEPLTPKASVVDRVAPLFRDRGYRVTLRYETGEHVLVAQKRSVGVDGIPWVNVALFAATILTTLVAGAQWYDIPLTGNPIAIAGAWPFTVAVLGVLGVHEFGHYALSRRHDVQATLPYFIPLPNVLGTLGAVIRMKDHLPSRTALFDIGVAGPLAGLVATVAVTAVGVSLPPIEVGSDALIRQVELGYPPLIQAIAFALGEPLVYEDPSLMVNPVVLGGWVGAFVTFLNLLPVGQLDGAHVARALIGDRLDRLQMAVPAVLFSIAGWHLVFGDSRAITLWIVWGVLALVLSRVGGARPIDQSGVDRTRKAIGVLTLVAGLLCFTPAPIVFAG; encoded by the coding sequence ATGTCGGATCGCCCCGAGGAGTACCCGCGTCCCGAAGCCCTCTCGCATACCTTCTACGTCTACGAGGTCGATCGCGGCGACGGCGAGATCAGGTACTACGGCGAGCCGCTGACGCCGAAAGCCAGCGTCGTCGACCGGGTCGCGCCGCTGTTTCGCGATCGCGGGTATCGAGTCACGCTGCGCTACGAGACCGGCGAGCACGTCCTCGTCGCCCAGAAACGGTCGGTCGGCGTCGACGGGATCCCCTGGGTCAACGTCGCCCTCTTCGCAGCCACGATCCTGACGACGCTCGTCGCCGGTGCCCAATGGTACGACATCCCGCTGACGGGGAACCCGATCGCGATCGCGGGGGCGTGGCCGTTCACCGTGGCCGTGCTGGGCGTGCTCGGCGTCCACGAGTTCGGCCACTACGCGCTGAGTCGCCGCCACGACGTGCAGGCGACGCTGCCGTACTTCATCCCGCTGCCGAACGTGCTGGGGACGCTCGGGGCGGTCATCCGAATGAAAGACCACCTGCCGAGTCGGACGGCCCTGTTCGACATCGGCGTCGCGGGCCCGCTGGCCGGCCTGGTTGCGACGGTCGCTGTGACGGCGGTCGGCGTCTCGCTGCCCCCGATCGAGGTGGGTTCGGACGCGCTGATCCGGCAGGTCGAACTCGGGTATCCGCCGCTGATCCAGGCGATCGCGTTCGCCCTCGGGGAGCCACTGGTCTACGAGGACCCGTCGCTGATGGTCAACCCCGTCGTGCTCGGCGGGTGGGTCGGGGCGTTCGTGACCTTCCTCAATCTCCTCCCAGTCGGGCAACTCGACGGCGCACACGTCGCGCGAGCGCTGATCGGCGATCGACTCGACCGCCTCCAGATGGCGGTCCCCGCCGTCCTGTTTTCGATCGCCGGCTGGCATCTGGTGTTCGGCGACAGTCGCGCTATCACGCTCTGGATAGTCTGGGGCGTGCTCGCGCTGGTGTTGAGCCGGGTCGGCGGCGCACGTCCGATCGACCAGTCCGGCGTCGACCGCACGCGCAAGGCGATCGGCGTGCTGACGCTCGTGGCCGGACTGCTGTGTTTCACCCCTGCACCGATCGTCTTCGCCGGATGA
- the pyrF gene encoding orotidine-5'-phosphate decarboxylase, translating into MRFFDRLAERIDAVDSVVSVGLDPDPDRLPESVADADLPRFQFNRRIIDATHEHAACYKPNAAFYEGPDGWAALEETIAYAHGKGVPVLLDAKRGDIGNTARQYASALDPDGLDADAITVNPYLGRDSLEPFLQREDNGVFVLGRTSNPGGADLQDLELATGEPLYERVAALADLWNDNDNVGLVVGATNLDELQSIREAVPDLPFLVPGVGAQGGDAEAAVEHGLVEWDGPEASGLDVGLVNSSRGIIFAGEEARGDADAYFGAAGQAARQLAARLEQFR; encoded by the coding sequence ATGCGATTCTTCGACCGGCTGGCCGAGCGCATCGACGCAGTCGACAGCGTCGTCTCCGTCGGACTCGATCCGGATCCCGATCGCCTCCCGGAGTCCGTCGCCGACGCCGACCTGCCGCGCTTTCAGTTCAACCGCCGGATCATCGACGCGACCCACGAGCATGCCGCCTGCTACAAGCCCAACGCGGCCTTCTACGAGGGGCCCGACGGCTGGGCCGCCCTCGAGGAGACGATCGCCTACGCCCACGGGAAGGGCGTGCCCGTCCTGCTGGACGCCAAGCGGGGCGACATCGGCAACACGGCCCGCCAGTACGCGAGCGCGCTCGATCCCGACGGACTGGACGCCGACGCGATCACGGTCAACCCGTATCTGGGCCGCGACTCCCTGGAGCCGTTCCTCCAGCGCGAGGACAACGGCGTGTTCGTCCTCGGTCGCACGTCGAACCCCGGCGGTGCGGACCTGCAGGACCTCGAACTGGCCACCGGCGAGCCGCTGTACGAGCGCGTCGCCGCGCTGGCGGACCTCTGGAACGACAACGACAACGTCGGGCTGGTCGTCGGCGCGACGAACCTCGACGAACTCCAGTCTATCCGCGAGGCCGTCCCCGATCTCCCGTTTCTCGTCCCGGGGGTCGGCGCGCAGGGCGGCGACGCCGAGGCCGCCGTCGAACACGGGCTCGTCGAGTGGGACGGCCCGGAGGCGTCCGGCCTCGACGTGGGGCTGGTCAACTCCTCGCGAGGGATCATCTTCGCCGGCGAGGAGGCCCGCGGCGACGCGGACGCCTACTTCGGCGCGGCGGGACAGGCGGCCAGACAGCTCGCGGCGCGGCTCGAGCAGTTCCGGTGA
- a CDS encoding HD domain-containing protein, translated as MSEQDTDDDTAGRVYDPDADHSFPDERVNDVLERIEDDDEIQALLAAQNVNPVARKRYNDHGPKHISIVRNRALCLYDLLKRGSVPFNGAADQGLEEADEAVIIALAATLHDIGHIVHRDEHPYYSIPLAADVLDRFLPGIPSYDVEERIRLKGEILHAILCHDTEEEPLTTEAGVVRVADALDMERGRSRIPYEHGGRGINTVSSQAIETVRLQQGDDSVVLVEIEMNNAAGVYQVDNLLKAKLNGSGLEDDIRIVAVNTHQEGDRIVERIEL; from the coding sequence ATGAGCGAACAGGACACGGACGACGATACCGCCGGGCGCGTCTATGACCCCGATGCGGATCACTCGTTCCCGGACGAGCGCGTCAACGACGTCCTCGAGCGGATCGAAGACGACGACGAGATACAGGCGCTGCTGGCGGCTCAGAACGTAAACCCCGTGGCACGCAAGCGATACAACGATCACGGACCGAAACATATCTCCATCGTCCGAAACCGTGCGCTGTGTCTCTACGACCTGCTCAAGCGCGGCTCAGTCCCGTTCAACGGGGCGGCCGACCAGGGCCTCGAGGAGGCCGACGAGGCCGTCATCATCGCGCTCGCTGCGACGCTACACGATATCGGCCATATCGTCCACCGGGACGAACACCCGTACTACTCGATCCCGCTGGCTGCGGACGTGCTCGATCGATTTCTCCCAGGGATTCCCTCGTACGACGTCGAAGAGCGGATCAGACTCAAGGGCGAGATACTGCACGCGATTCTCTGTCACGACACCGAAGAGGAGCCGCTCACGACGGAGGCAGGCGTCGTCAGGGTTGCCGACGCGCTTGATATGGAGCGAGGACGCTCGCGGATCCCCTACGAGCACGGCGGTCGGGGGATCAACACGGTCTCCAGTCAGGCGATCGAGACGGTCCGTCTCCAGCAGGGTGATGACAGCGTCGTCCTCGTGGAAATCGAGATGAACAACGCCGCCGGCGTCTATCAGGTCGACAACCTCCTCAAGGCGAAACTGAACGGTTCGGGGCTCGAAGACGACATCCGGATCGTCGCGGTCAACACCCATCAGGAGGGCGACCGGATCGTCGAGCGGATCGAACTGTAG
- a CDS encoding DUF502 domain-containing protein: protein MQTDSERGAEQRGVREQIRSAMIGGLAVTVPILVTVFVLNFAMNLLLNSVGPLAALLQVLGIDNDIASTLAALVTLLVIIFLIGFATERSRASRRIEQAFNRVVSEIPGVGAIYSSFNEMSDLLLDSDVQSFQEVKLVEYPTEGSYCVAFVTAETSQNIRDATGIDGMTTLYLPMAPNPVMGGFVVHVDDEQVYDVDMTVEEGMRSVVTSGVAVNSAEDVPIEDVPGTGDRSIVENVSERISDSGSE from the coding sequence ATGCAGACCGATTCCGAGCGAGGAGCCGAGCAGCGAGGCGTTCGCGAGCAGATTCGGTCGGCCATGATCGGTGGCCTGGCCGTCACGGTCCCGATACTGGTGACGGTGTTCGTGCTCAACTTCGCGATGAACCTGCTGCTCAATTCGGTCGGACCGCTCGCCGCGCTGTTGCAGGTGCTCGGTATCGACAACGATATCGCGTCCACGCTCGCCGCGCTGGTGACACTGCTCGTGATCATCTTTCTCATCGGGTTCGCCACCGAACGGAGTCGCGCGTCCCGTCGGATCGAGCAGGCGTTCAACCGGGTCGTCTCCGAGATACCCGGGGTCGGAGCGATCTACAGTAGTTTCAACGAGATGAGCGACCTGCTGCTGGACAGTGACGTCCAGAGCTTTCAGGAGGTCAAACTCGTCGAGTACCCGACCGAGGGATCGTATTGCGTGGCGTTCGTGACCGCCGAGACGTCCCAGAACATCCGCGACGCGACGGGGATCGACGGGATGACGACGCTGTATCTGCCGATGGCACCGAACCCGGTCATGGGCGGGTTCGTCGTCCACGTCGACGACGAGCAGGTCTACGACGTCGACATGACAGTCGAGGAGGGGATGCGATCGGTGGTGACCAGCGGCGTCGCGGTCAACAGCGCCGAGGACGTGCCGATCGAAGACGTGCCGGGCACCGGCGACCGGTCGATCGTCGAGAACGTCTCGGAGCGGATTTCCGATTCCGGCAGCGAGTGA
- a CDS encoding archease has translation MSYELREHTADVAVEATGETIDAVFGAVADGLAAAMHDDPPGEGRRFELTRTAESREALLFDYLDELIYQRDVRAVLPVDNEATVRETADGWTVTASARGVPLSSITAREVKAVTYSEMRLESTADGWRAYVVFDV, from the coding sequence ATGAGTTACGAACTGCGCGAACACACGGCCGACGTCGCGGTCGAAGCCACCGGAGAGACGATCGACGCGGTCTTCGGAGCGGTCGCTGACGGTCTCGCCGCCGCGATGCACGACGACCCGCCCGGGGAAGGCAGACGGTTCGAACTGACCCGGACGGCCGAATCACGGGAGGCGCTCCTCTTTGATTACCTCGACGAGCTCATCTACCAGCGAGACGTCAGGGCCGTGCTCCCGGTCGACAACGAGGCGACCGTCCGGGAGACGGCAGACGGGTGGACGGTCACGGCAAGCGCCCGGGGCGTCCCGCTGTCGTCGATCACGGCTCGGGAAGTCAAGGCTGTCACCTACTCGGAGATGCGACTCGAGTCGACCGCCGACGGCTGGCGAGCGTACGTGGTATTCGACGTGTGA
- a CDS encoding DUF555 domain-containing protein — MNYLVAMEAAWLVRDVEDIDDAIGVAVSEAGKRLNDKEMDYVEVEVGATGCPACGEPFDSAFIAADTALVGLVLEMKVFNAESMEHAQRIAKSEVGGALRDVPLKVIETVEFEADEEEVEA; from the coding sequence ATGAACTACCTCGTCGCAATGGAAGCCGCCTGGTTGGTGCGAGACGTCGAAGACATCGACGACGCGATCGGTGTGGCGGTCAGCGAAGCAGGGAAGCGATTGAACGACAAGGAGATGGATTACGTCGAGGTCGAGGTCGGTGCGACGGGCTGTCCGGCCTGTGGCGAGCCCTTCGACTCGGCCTTTATCGCCGCCGACACGGCGCTTGTCGGTCTCGTCCTGGAGATGAAAGTGTTCAACGCCGAGAGCATGGAACACGCCCAGCGGATCGCCAAGAGCGAAGTCGGTGGTGCGCTCCGGGATGTCCCGCTGAAAGTGATCGAAACCGTCGAATTCGAAGCGGACGAAGAGGAAGTCGAAGCGTGA
- a CDS encoding CBS domain-containing protein, translating into MKLPTPEDLRERRTELDLTQSELAERAEVSQPLIARIEGGDVDPRLSTLRRIVNALEEAEGSILRASDLMNEAVVSVAPDDSVRHAKDVMDGKGYSQVPVIRDGSPIGLIGNTDIRQRSDENVGELPVAEVMHESIAQVEPDATIDEVDTYLDHKAAVLVVESGRTVGIITDADIAAHVS; encoded by the coding sequence ATGAAACTCCCGACGCCGGAAGACCTGCGCGAGCGCCGGACGGAGCTGGATCTCACCCAGAGCGAGCTGGCCGAGCGAGCCGAGGTGTCCCAGCCGCTGATCGCCCGGATCGAGGGCGGCGACGTCGACCCCCGGCTCTCGACGCTCCGGCGGATCGTCAACGCCCTGGAGGAGGCCGAAGGGAGCATCCTTCGCGCCTCGGACCTGATGAACGAAGCCGTCGTCAGCGTCGCGCCGGACGACTCGGTCCGCCACGCCAAGGACGTCATGGACGGGAAGGGCTACTCGCAGGTGCCGGTGATCCGTGACGGGTCGCCGATCGGCCTGATCGGCAACACCGACATCCGACAGCGGTCCGACGAGAACGTGGGCGAACTCCCGGTCGCGGAGGTCATGCACGAGTCGATCGCACAGGTCGAACCCGACGCCACGATCGACGAGGTCGACACGTATCTCGATCACAAGGCCGCCGTGCTCGTCGTCGAGAGCGGACGGACGGTCGGCATCATCACCGACGCCGACATCGCCGCCCACGTTTCCTAG